The following coding sequences are from one Aeromicrobium duanguangcaii window:
- the pstC gene encoding phosphate ABC transporter permease subunit PstC, whose protein sequence is MSSTTEPRPRTTPPQRPGDRVFAGLSRGAALLILATLAGVAIFLAIRGLPGITASPDEVKYGTSFLPYVGPLVFGTLWAAALALLLATPVAIGVALFISHYAPRRLAQPIGYVIDLLAAVPSVVYGAWGMVTLAGAMQPVYAWLEENLGFIPLFAGPASATGRTILTAALVLAIMVLPIMTAICREIFLQTPRLHEEAALALGATRWEMTTMAVLPYARSGIVSAAMLALGRALGETMAVAMVLSASGVVTFNLISSTNPSTIAANIAHSFKEASGLTVNGLIATGLVLFVITFAVNFAARAIVNRRKDFSGAN, encoded by the coding sequence GTGAGCAGCACGACCGAACCACGACCGCGCACCACGCCGCCGCAGCGTCCGGGCGACCGGGTCTTCGCCGGCCTGTCCCGCGGCGCCGCCCTGCTGATCCTGGCAACCCTGGCCGGGGTCGCGATCTTCCTGGCCATCCGTGGCCTGCCGGGCATCACGGCGTCGCCGGACGAGGTCAAGTACGGCACATCATTCCTGCCCTACGTCGGTCCCCTGGTCTTCGGCACGCTCTGGGCCGCCGCGCTGGCACTGCTCCTGGCGACGCCCGTCGCCATCGGCGTCGCGCTGTTCATCAGCCACTACGCGCCGCGGCGCCTCGCCCAGCCGATCGGCTACGTGATCGACCTGCTCGCCGCCGTCCCGAGCGTCGTCTACGGCGCTTGGGGCATGGTGACGCTGGCCGGCGCGATGCAGCCGGTCTACGCCTGGCTGGAGGAGAACCTCGGCTTCATTCCTCTGTTCGCCGGACCGGCGTCCGCCACGGGCCGCACGATCCTGACGGCCGCCCTCGTGCTGGCGATCATGGTCCTGCCGATCATGACCGCGATCTGCCGCGAGATCTTCCTGCAGACCCCGCGCCTGCACGAGGAGGCGGCGCTGGCCCTGGGCGCCACGCGCTGGGAGATGACGACGATGGCGGTCCTGCCGTACGCCCGGTCCGGCATCGTCTCGGCCGCCATGCTCGCCCTGGGTCGCGCCCTCGGCGAGACCATGGCGGTGGCGATGGTCCTGTCGGCCTCGGGCGTGGTCACCTTCAACCTGATCAGCTCGACGAACCCCTCGACGATCGCGGCCAACATCGCGCACAGCTTCAAGGAGGCCAGCGGCCTCACCGTCAACGGCCTGATCGCGACCGGCCTGGTGCTGTTCGTGATCACGTTCGCCGTCAACTTCGCGGCGCGGGCCATCGTGAACCGCCGCAAGGACTTCTCCGGAGCCAACTGA
- the pstA gene encoding phosphate ABC transporter permease PstA, translated as MTTTLTRPAATDLGSDLRGRRLPTWGPHVVWALAAATALAGFLTPLGAVRGILLAWCVAALVPVWSMLVEGRRKATDRLVTHLVASAFVLALIPLVSILITVVGKGSSALSAEFFSYSMRNVVGEGGGIYHGIVGTLLITGAAAVISVPIGLFTAIYLIEYGDDSRLAASIRFLVDVMTGIPSIVAGLFAYSLFVLFFGEGVRLGVGGSVALSVLMIPVVVRSCEEMLKLVPNELREASYALGVPKWRTVVKVVLPTALAGIVTGITLAIARVIGETAPLLIIAGMTDSVNFNLFDGRMQTLPVFTYSALMNPGVPAEPSIERAWGAALVLLLIVMALNLVARLVSHFFSPQGER; from the coding sequence ATGACGACGACCCTGACCCGCCCCGCCGCCACCGACCTCGGCTCCGACCTGCGCGGCCGCCGCCTCCCCACGTGGGGGCCGCACGTCGTGTGGGCCCTCGCCGCCGCCACGGCGCTGGCCGGATTCCTCACCCCGCTCGGAGCCGTCCGCGGCATCCTGCTCGCCTGGTGCGTCGCCGCGCTCGTGCCCGTGTGGTCGATGCTCGTGGAGGGACGCCGCAAGGCCACCGACCGCCTGGTCACGCATCTGGTCGCGAGCGCCTTCGTGCTGGCCCTCATCCCGCTGGTCAGCATCCTGATCACGGTGGTCGGCAAGGGCAGCAGCGCGCTCTCGGCCGAGTTCTTCAGCTACTCGATGCGCAACGTCGTCGGCGAGGGCGGCGGGATCTACCACGGGATCGTCGGCACGCTGCTGATCACCGGCGCCGCCGCCGTGATCTCGGTGCCGATCGGGCTCTTCACCGCGATCTACCTGATCGAGTACGGCGACGACAGCCGGCTCGCGGCGTCGATCCGGTTCCTCGTCGACGTCATGACGGGCATCCCGTCGATCGTCGCGGGCCTGTTCGCCTACTCACTGTTCGTGCTCTTCTTCGGCGAGGGCGTGCGGCTCGGGGTGGGGGGCTCGGTGGCACTGTCGGTGCTGATGATCCCCGTGGTCGTCCGCTCGTGCGAGGAGATGCTCAAGCTGGTCCCGAACGAGCTGCGCGAGGCCTCGTACGCCCTGGGCGTGCCCAAGTGGCGCACGGTCGTCAAGGTCGTCCTGCCGACCGCCCTGGCCGGCATCGTCACCGGCATCACGCTGGCGATCGCCCGCGTCATCGGCGAGACCGCCCCGCTGCTGATCATCGCCGGCATGACCGACTCGGTGAACTTCAACCTCTTCGACGGCCGCATGCAGACGCTGCCGGTCTTCACCTACTCGGCGCTGATGAACCCCGGCGTCCCGGCCGAGCCGAGCATCGAACGCGCCTGGGGCGCGGCGCTCGTGCTGCTGCTGATCGTCATGGCGCTCAACCTCGTCGCGCGCCTCGTCTCCCACTTCTTCTCGCCGCAGGGCGAGCGCTGA
- a CDS encoding DUF47 domain-containing protein produces the protein MRFRIRPVESTFYDLFTESANHLVSGAAIVARILDPETDKTALAAQMNDAEHAADDTTHAIIKLVNSTFITPFDREDIYALASGLDDVMDYMEEVVDSTALYGVTEFPEAMAAQIQVLQSAANLTAEAMPRLRTMKDLQDFWIEINRLENEGDRNHRRMLADLFDGNYKAMQVLKLKDIVEAVEQAIDALESVANTVEQIAVKES, from the coding sequence GTGCGTTTTCGCATTCGACCGGTCGAGTCCACGTTCTACGACCTGTTCACCGAGTCGGCCAACCATCTGGTGTCGGGGGCGGCCATCGTCGCTCGGATCCTGGACCCCGAAACCGACAAGACCGCCCTCGCTGCTCAGATGAACGACGCCGAGCACGCGGCCGACGACACCACCCACGCGATCATCAAGCTGGTGAACAGCACGTTCATCACGCCGTTCGACCGTGAGGACATCTACGCCCTGGCCAGTGGCCTGGACGACGTCATGGACTACATGGAGGAGGTCGTGGACAGCACGGCCCTCTATGGCGTGACCGAGTTCCCCGAGGCCATGGCCGCCCAGATCCAGGTGCTGCAGAGCGCCGCGAACCTCACCGCCGAGGCCATGCCCCGGCTGCGCACGATGAAGGACCTCCAGGACTTCTGGATCGAGATCAACCGCCTCGAGAACGAGGGCGACCGCAACCACCGCCGCATGCTCGCCGACCTGTTCGACGGCAACTACAAGGCGATGCAGGTGCTGAAGCTCAAGGACATCGTGGAGGCTGTGGAGCAGGCGATCGACGCCCTCGAATCGGTGGCCAACACGGTGGAGCAGATCGCGGTCAAGGAGTCCTGA
- the pstB gene encoding phosphate ABC transporter ATP-binding protein PstB: MAKSIDVTDLNIYYSDFLAVQDVNITIPARAVTAFIGPSGCGKSTFLRSLNRMHEVIRGAHVEGKVLVDGEDLYAPEMDPVNVRRKIGMVFQRPNPFPTMSISDNVLAGQRLNSKRMKKSEADDIVERSLRRAGLWAEVKDRLDRPGSGLSGGQQQRLCIARAIAVEPEVLLMDEPCSALDPISTSVIEDLIHELKTDYTIVIVTHNMQQAARVSDQTAFFNLAGVGQPGRLVELGPTDKMFANPDDPATEAYIQGRFG, encoded by the coding sequence ATGGCCAAGAGCATCGACGTCACCGACCTGAACATCTACTACTCGGACTTCCTCGCCGTACAGGACGTCAACATCACCATCCCCGCTCGCGCCGTGACGGCCTTCATCGGCCCGTCGGGCTGCGGCAAGTCGACCTTCCTGCGCTCGCTCAACCGCATGCACGAGGTCATCCGCGGCGCCCACGTCGAGGGGAAGGTGCTGGTCGACGGCGAGGACCTCTACGCGCCCGAAATGGACCCGGTGAATGTCCGCCGCAAGATCGGCATGGTGTTCCAGCGTCCGAACCCGTTCCCCACGATGTCGATCTCGGACAACGTCCTGGCGGGCCAGCGGTTGAACAGCAAGCGGATGAAGAAGTCCGAGGCCGACGACATCGTCGAGCGGTCGCTGCGTCGCGCGGGCCTGTGGGCCGAGGTGAAGGACCGCCTGGACCGTCCCGGCTCGGGGCTCTCGGGCGGCCAGCAGCAGCGCCTGTGCATCGCCCGCGCCATCGCGGTCGAGCCGGAGGTGCTGCTGATGGACGAGCCGTGCTCGGCCCTGGACCCGATCTCGACCAGCGTCATCGAGGACCTGATCCATGAGCTGAAGACGGACTACACGATCGTGATCGTCACCCACAACATGCAGCAGGCGGCGCGGGTGTCGGACCAGACGGCGTTCTTCAACCTGGCCGGTGTGGGCCAGCCGGGCCGCCTGGTCGAGCTGGGGCCGACGGACAAGATGTTCGCCAACCCCGACGACCCCGCGACCGAGGCCTACATCCAGGGCCGCTTCGGCTGA
- a CDS encoding inorganic phosphate transporter, which yields MVITVVVIALVFDYTNGFHDAANAIATSVSTRALTPRVALAMAAVLNFVGAWLGVEVAKTIQGIIDIDGVTSVADADRAHALTIVLAALVGAIAWNLITWYFGIPSSSSHALIGGIVGAGVASTTVVHWNTLVDKVAIPMVLSPALGFFLAFGFMTAIMWIFRRAKPARVNRGFRLAQTVSAAGMALGHGLQDAQKTMGIIVLALTAGGLNTGDDIPLWVIVASATAIAAGTYSGGFRIMRTLGRRIIELDPPKGFAAEATAASVLYVMAIGLHAPVSTTHTITSAIMGAGATQRFSAVRWGVAKNIVVAWIVTMPAAAAVAAAFYFVARPFLP from the coding sequence ATGGTGATCACGGTCGTCGTGATCGCCCTCGTGTTCGACTACACGAACGGCTTCCACGACGCCGCCAACGCGATCGCCACCTCCGTGTCCACCCGCGCGCTCACGCCTCGCGTGGCGCTGGCGATGGCCGCCGTTCTGAACTTCGTCGGAGCCTGGCTGGGTGTCGAGGTCGCCAAGACGATCCAGGGGATCATCGACATCGACGGCGTCACGAGCGTGGCCGATGCGGACCGGGCCCATGCGCTGACGATCGTGCTGGCCGCGCTGGTCGGCGCGATCGCGTGGAACCTCATCACCTGGTACTTCGGCATCCCCTCCTCCTCGTCGCACGCGCTGATCGGCGGAATCGTGGGTGCGGGCGTCGCGTCGACGACGGTCGTCCACTGGAACACGCTGGTCGACAAGGTCGCCATCCCGATGGTGCTGAGCCCGGCGCTCGGCTTCTTCCTGGCGTTCGGCTTCATGACCGCGATCATGTGGATCTTCCGGCGGGCCAAGCCCGCCCGGGTCAACCGCGGATTCCGCCTGGCCCAGACGGTCTCGGCTGCCGGCATGGCCCTGGGCCACGGCCTGCAGGACGCCCAGAAGACGATGGGCATCATCGTCCTGGCGCTGACCGCGGGCGGCCTGAACACCGGCGATGACATCCCGCTGTGGGTGATCGTCGCCTCCGCCACCGCGATCGCGGCGGGCACGTACTCCGGCGGCTTCCGGATCATGCGCACGCTGGGTCGTCGCATCATCGAGCTCGACCCGCCGAAGGGCTTCGCCGCCGAGGCCACGGCCGCCAGCGTCCTGTACGTCATGGCGATCGGCCTCCACGCGCCGGTCTCCACGACGCACACGATCACCTCGGCGATCATGGGCGCGGGCGCCACCCAGCGCTTCAGCGCCGTGCGCTGGGGCGTCGCGAAGAACATCGTCGTGGCCTGGATCGTGACGATGCCCGCGGCCGCCGCGGTCGCCGCCGCGTTCTACTTCGTGGCGCGTCCGTTCCTCCCCTGA
- the pstS gene encoding phosphate ABC transporter substrate-binding protein PstS, which produces MNRKSMRTLAATAASATLLFGLAACGAANETASADDATAGSLSGTLNGGGASSQESAVGAWRQGFQTAHPDVTVNYDPVGSGGGREQFIAGGLSFAGSDAYLEDDELTAATDRCGSDVVSVPVYVSPIAVIYNLDGVKDLKLDAATIGAIFERKVTQWDDPAIAELNPDADLPDTKITTVHRADDSGTTKNFTDYLTEASGGSWSGGVVETWPLKGGEAADGTSGVVSAVKAGSGTIGYADASQAGDLGRVQVKVGDEYVGPTEQAAAKVLDTAEAEPGRAATDIALKIDRTTDAAGVYPVVLVSYQIACQKYEDAKEAELVKSWLTYVASPEGQQASEKAAGSAPLSESFSAKVQTAIDTIG; this is translated from the coding sequence GTGAACCGCAAGTCCATGCGCACCCTGGCCGCCACGGCAGCCAGCGCCACGTTGTTGTTCGGCCTGGCCGCCTGTGGGGCCGCCAACGAGACCGCCTCCGCGGACGACGCGACCGCCGGCTCGCTCAGCGGCACGCTCAACGGCGGAGGCGCCAGCTCGCAGGAGTCCGCCGTCGGCGCGTGGAGGCAGGGCTTCCAGACCGCGCACCCGGACGTCACCGTCAACTACGACCCCGTCGGCTCGGGCGGCGGCCGCGAGCAGTTCATCGCCGGCGGCCTGTCCTTCGCGGGCTCCGACGCCTACCTCGAGGATGACGAGCTCACTGCCGCGACCGATCGGTGCGGCTCCGACGTCGTCTCCGTCCCCGTCTACGTCAGCCCCATCGCCGTCATCTACAACCTCGACGGCGTCAAGGACTTGAAGCTCGACGCGGCGACCATCGGCGCGATCTTCGAGCGCAAGGTCACGCAGTGGGACGATCCGGCGATCGCCGAGCTCAACCCCGACGCCGACCTGCCCGACACCAAGATCACGACGGTGCACCGCGCCGACGACTCGGGCACGACCAAGAACTTCACCGACTACCTGACCGAGGCGTCGGGCGGCTCGTGGAGCGGCGGCGTGGTCGAGACGTGGCCCCTCAAGGGCGGCGAGGCGGCCGACGGCACCTCGGGCGTCGTCTCGGCGGTCAAGGCCGGCAGCGGCACGATCGGCTACGCGGACGCCAGCCAGGCCGGCGACCTCGGCCGGGTCCAGGTGAAGGTCGGCGACGAGTACGTCGGCCCGACCGAGCAGGCCGCGGCCAAGGTCCTGGACACCGCCGAGGCGGAGCCGGGCCGCGCCGCGACCGACATCGCGCTGAAGATCGACCGCACGACCGACGCCGCCGGGGTCTACCCCGTCGTCCTGGTCTCCTACCAGATCGCGTGCCAGAAGTACGAGGACGCGAAGGAGGCCGAGCTGGTCAAGTCCTGGCTGACCTACGTCGCCTCGCCCGAGGGCCAGCAGGCCAGTGAGAAGGCGGCCGGCTCGGCCCCCCTGTCGGAGAGCTTCTCCGCCAAGGTCCAGACCGCCATCGACACGATCGGCTGA
- a CDS encoding ABC transporter ATP-binding protein, giving the protein MTAAAIEVRQLVVERGGRTVLDGLDLTIPRGRITGLLGPSGCGKSTLIRSLVGVQIVKSGTVDVLGEPGGSAVNRRRVGYVTQGSSVYDDLTVAQNLAYFAAIYGVEQERVDEVLRSVDLADRRDQLTRSLSGGQRARVSLAAALLASPDVYLLDEPTVGLDPVLRRDLWRLFTDLASAGATLLVSSHVMDEADRCDEVLLMREGRLIAQDTPAGLRAATGTQDIESAFLALATGGGR; this is encoded by the coding sequence ATGACAGCCGCCGCCATCGAGGTCAGGCAGCTCGTGGTCGAGCGCGGCGGCCGGACGGTGCTGGACGGACTCGACCTGACCATTCCCCGCGGCAGGATCACCGGGCTGCTGGGGCCGAGCGGGTGCGGCAAGTCCACGCTGATCCGCTCCCTGGTGGGGGTCCAGATCGTGAAGTCCGGCACGGTCGACGTGCTGGGCGAGCCGGGCGGCTCGGCCGTCAACCGCCGTCGCGTCGGCTACGTCACCCAGGGCAGCTCGGTCTACGACGACCTCACCGTGGCCCAGAACCTGGCCTACTTCGCCGCGATCTACGGAGTGGAGCAGGAGCGCGTCGACGAGGTCCTGCGATCGGTCGACCTCGCCGACCGGAGGGACCAGCTGACCCGCAGCCTCTCCGGTGGCCAGCGCGCCCGCGTCTCCCTGGCCGCCGCGCTGCTGGCGTCGCCCGACGTGTACCTGCTCGACGAGCCGACCGTCGGGCTCGACCCCGTCCTGCGCCGCGACCTGTGGCGGCTGTTCACCGACCTGGCGTCCGCGGGCGCCACCCTGCTCGTGTCGAGTCACGTCATGGACGAGGCGGACCGCTGCGACGAGGTCCTGCTGATGCGCGAGGGACGGCTCATCGCCCAGGACACGCCCGCCGGACTGCGCGCGGCCACGGGCACGCAGGACATCGAGTCGGCGTTCCTGGCCCTCGCGACGGGCGGCGGGCGATGA
- the purL gene encoding phosphoribosylformylglycinamidine synthase, producing the protein MSRDVELTVVEGGNALSPFRARALLSRLQELAPGLTGVRARHVHWIASEKPLAEDVVETLTRLLDYGDPAQDGPEGTLVVVGPRLGTISPWSSKATDIVHNCGIDVRRVERVTEYTLTGAEPTPEQLAACADVLHDRMTETALTSREAAADLFDEREAEPMQRIDVLGGGRAALEQANTEFGLALSDDEIDYLVESFTDLDRNPTDVELMMFAQANSEHCRHKIFNADFVVDGEPQDRSLFAMIRHTEQVAGHGTVVAYKDNASIMQGGSATRWLPESADVPSRYTAREDEIHVLMKVETHNHPTAISPYPGAATGAGGEIRDEGATGRGSQPKAGLTGFVVSNLHLPGTDEPWETEQYGRPEHIASPLDIMTEGPIGAAAFNNEFGRPGLGGFFRVYEQTVDGVRRGYHKPIMSAGGLGSISAEMTEKIAFTGGTLLVQLGGPGMRIGMGGSAASSKAAGANAAELDFDSVQRGNPEIERRAQEVINHCWSLGEDNPILSIHDVGAGGLSNAFPELVDDAGVGATFDLAAVPVLETGLAPKEIWCNESQERYVLAIAPESLERFAALAERERCPFAVVGVARDDAQLVLTAADPADESPVDMPLEVLLGKPPKMTRDATRVERSTAELDLADIDVREAAHAVLRHPSVASKRFLITIADRTVGGLTHRDQMVGPWQVPVADVAVTLADHVGFGGEAMASGERTPLAAVDGPASGRMAVGEAITNLLAAPIHLPGVKLSCNWMAACGEDGEDAALYDTVHAVAMELCPALGISVPVGKDSLSMRTRWTDESGEDKQVTAPVSLVVTAFAALPDVRGTATPELPADAALLLVDLGAGRNRLGGSMLAQVRGEFGGRVPDLDDPARLVSLVDGVNALREAGLLQAYHDRSDGGLWAAVCEMAFAGGVGVDLDVADLAELFTEELGAILAVPAARADEATELLARHGLGELTRRVGTSTTDRLVRVPGLGLEESLTELAQTWDEVSWRISRLRDNPECADAEHAAIGAPEPLLTVETTFDPTDDVSAPYLVGRARPKVAILREQGVNSHVETAFGFDRAGFDTYDVHMTDLQSGRFDLSDVVGLAACGGFSYGDTLGAGEGWARSVLFNPALTDAFSGFFSRPDTFGIGICNGCQMFAALADLIPGADAWPRFTRNVSEQYEARLALVEVLDSPSIFFSGMAGSKVPIAVAHGEGFANFSVRGDADAVHRAARFVDVQGRVATQYPANPNGSPDGLTAVTTPDGRFTAIMPHAERVQRNAQMSWTTGDPAAESPWLRMFRNARVWVD; encoded by the coding sequence GTGTCGCGCGACGTCGAACTCACCGTGGTCGAGGGCGGCAACGCTCTCTCGCCCTTCCGAGCCCGTGCCCTGCTGTCCCGCCTCCAGGAGCTGGCCCCCGGGCTGACCGGCGTCCGCGCCCGTCACGTCCACTGGATCGCCAGTGAGAAGCCCTTGGCGGAGGACGTCGTCGAGACCCTCACGCGGCTGCTCGACTACGGCGATCCCGCCCAGGACGGACCCGAGGGCACCCTCGTCGTCGTCGGCCCGCGACTGGGCACGATCTCGCCGTGGTCGAGCAAGGCCACCGACATCGTGCACAACTGCGGCATCGACGTGCGCCGCGTCGAGCGCGTCACGGAGTACACGCTGACGGGCGCCGAGCCGACGCCCGAGCAGCTGGCGGCCTGCGCCGACGTGCTGCACGACCGGATGACCGAGACGGCGCTGACGTCGCGTGAGGCGGCGGCGGACCTGTTCGACGAGCGCGAGGCCGAGCCGATGCAGCGCATCGACGTCCTCGGCGGCGGCCGGGCGGCACTGGAGCAGGCGAACACCGAGTTCGGCCTGGCGCTGTCGGACGACGAGATCGACTACCTCGTCGAGTCCTTCACCGACCTGGACCGCAACCCCACCGACGTCGAGCTGATGATGTTCGCGCAGGCGAACTCCGAGCACTGCCGCCACAAGATCTTCAACGCGGACTTCGTCGTCGACGGCGAGCCGCAGGACCGCTCGCTGTTCGCGATGATCCGGCACACCGAGCAGGTCGCCGGTCACGGCACCGTCGTCGCGTACAAGGACAACGCCTCGATCATGCAGGGCGGCTCGGCGACGCGCTGGCTGCCCGAGTCGGCCGACGTCCCCAGCCGCTACACGGCGCGCGAGGACGAGATCCACGTGCTGATGAAGGTCGAGACGCACAACCACCCCACCGCCATCTCGCCCTACCCGGGCGCCGCGACGGGAGCGGGCGGCGAGATCCGCGACGAGGGCGCGACGGGCCGCGGCTCGCAGCCCAAGGCCGGCCTGACCGGCTTCGTCGTCTCGAACCTGCACCTGCCAGGCACGGACGAGCCGTGGGAGACCGAGCAGTACGGCCGGCCCGAGCACATCGCCAGCCCGCTCGACATCATGACCGAGGGCCCGATCGGCGCCGCCGCCTTCAACAACGAGTTCGGCCGGCCCGGCCTGGGCGGCTTCTTCCGCGTCTACGAGCAGACCGTCGACGGCGTCCGCCGCGGCTATCACAAGCCGATCATGAGCGCGGGCGGCCTCGGGTCGATCAGCGCCGAGATGACCGAGAAGATCGCGTTCACCGGAGGCACGCTGCTGGTGCAGCTCGGCGGCCCCGGCATGCGCATCGGCATGGGTGGCAGCGCCGCCTCCTCGAAGGCGGCCGGCGCCAACGCCGCCGAGCTGGACTTCGACTCGGTCCAGCGCGGCAACCCCGAGATCGAGCGTCGGGCGCAGGAGGTCATCAACCACTGCTGGTCGCTGGGCGAGGACAACCCGATCCTGTCGATCCACGACGTGGGCGCCGGCGGGCTCTCGAACGCCTTCCCCGAGCTGGTCGACGACGCAGGTGTCGGCGCGACGTTCGACCTGGCGGCGGTGCCCGTCCTCGAGACCGGTCTGGCCCCCAAGGAGATCTGGTGCAACGAGAGCCAGGAGCGCTACGTCCTGGCGATCGCGCCGGAGTCCCTCGAGCGGTTCGCGGCCCTGGCCGAGCGTGAGCGCTGCCCCTTCGCGGTGGTCGGCGTGGCCCGCGACGACGCCCAGCTGGTGCTGACGGCTGCCGATCCGGCGGACGAGTCGCCCGTCGACATGCCGCTGGAGGTGCTGCTGGGCAAGCCGCCGAAGATGACGCGTGACGCCACCCGCGTCGAGCGCTCCACGGCCGAGCTCGACCTCGCGGACATCGACGTGCGCGAGGCCGCCCACGCGGTCCTGCGGCACCCCTCGGTCGCCTCGAAGCGCTTCCTGATCACCATCGCCGACCGCACGGTCGGTGGCCTCACGCACCGCGACCAGATGGTCGGGCCGTGGCAGGTCCCGGTCGCCGACGTCGCCGTGACGCTCGCCGACCACGTCGGCTTCGGCGGCGAGGCCATGGCCAGTGGCGAGCGCACCCCGCTCGCGGCGGTCGACGGGCCGGCGTCGGGCCGGATGGCGGTGGGCGAGGCGATCACCAACCTGCTCGCCGCGCCGATCCACCTGCCGGGCGTCAAGCTCTCGTGCAACTGGATGGCCGCGTGCGGCGAGGACGGCGAGGACGCCGCCCTCTACGACACGGTCCACGCCGTCGCGATGGAGCTGTGCCCGGCCCTGGGCATCTCGGTGCCCGTCGGCAAGGACTCCCTGTCGATGCGCACCCGCTGGACCGACGAGTCCGGTGAGGACAAGCAGGTCACGGCGCCCGTCTCGCTCGTCGTCACCGCGTTCGCCGCGCTGCCCGACGTGCGTGGCACGGCCACGCCCGAGCTGCCGGCCGACGCGGCGCTGCTGCTGGTCGACCTGGGCGCGGGCCGCAACCGCCTCGGCGGGTCGATGCTGGCGCAGGTCCGCGGCGAGTTCGGCGGCCGCGTGCCCGACCTGGACGATCCCGCCCGCCTCGTGTCCCTCGTCGACGGCGTCAACGCGCTGCGCGAGGCCGGACTGCTGCAGGCGTACCACGATCGCTCCGACGGTGGCCTGTGGGCGGCCGTCTGCGAGATGGCGTTCGCCGGCGGTGTCGGAGTCGATCTCGACGTCGCCGACCTCGCCGAGCTGTTCACCGAGGAACTCGGCGCGATCCTGGCCGTTCCGGCTGCCCGCGCCGACGAGGCGACGGAGCTGCTCGCGCGTCACGGCCTGGGTGAGCTGACGCGCCGCGTGGGCACGTCGACGACCGACCGGCTCGTCCGCGTCCCCGGCCTCGGTCTCGAGGAGTCGCTGACCGAGCTGGCGCAGACGTGGGACGAGGTCTCCTGGCGCATCTCGCGGCTGCGCGACAACCCCGAGTGCGCCGACGCCGAGCACGCCGCGATCGGCGCGCCGGAGCCCCTGCTGACCGTCGAGACCACGTTCGACCCCACGGACGACGTGTCCGCCCCGTACCTGGTCGGTCGGGCGCGGCCGAAGGTGGCGATCCTGCGCGAGCAGGGCGTCAACTCCCACGTCGAGACCGCGTTCGGCTTCGACCGGGCCGGGTTCGACACGTACGACGTGCACATGACCGATCTGCAGTCCGGGCGGTTCGACCTGTCCGACGTCGTCGGCCTCGCCGCCTGCGGCGGGTTCTCCTACGGCGACACCCTGGGCGCCGGCGAGGGCTGGGCTCGGTCGGTGCTGTTCAACCCGGCCCTGACCGACGCGTTCTCCGGGTTCTTCTCCCGACCCGACACGTTCGGCATCGGCATCTGCAACGGCTGCCAGATGTTCGCGGCCCTCGCGGACCTCATCCCCGGTGCCGACGCGTGGCCGCGGTTCACCCGCAACGTCTCCGAGCAGTACGAGGCCCGCCTCGCGCTGGTCGAGGTCCTCGACTCGCCCTCGATCTTCTTCTCCGGCATGGCCGGGTCGAAGGTGCCGATCGCGGTCGCGCACGGCGAGGGGTTCGCGAACTTCTCGGTGCGCGGCGATGCCGACGCGGTGCACCGCGCGGCGCGATTCGTCGACGTGCAGGGCCGGGTCGCCACGCAGTACCCCGCCAACCCGAACGGGTCGCCCGACGGGCTCACGGCGGTGACGACCCCGGACGGTCGATTCACGGCGATCATGCCGCACGCCGAGCGCGTGCAGCGGAACGCCCAGATGTCGTGGACGACGGGGGATCCTGCTGCGGAGAGCCCGTGGCTGCGGATGTTCCGGAACGCGCGCGTGTGGGTCGATTGA